The sequence GCTGCTCGGGCAGCAGGTAGGCTCCCAGGGCCAGGATCAGAAGGACAGGAAGCCAGGGCGAGGCACGCACCCCGGCAGTCTAAAGCGCAGCCGGGTCTTTAACGGTGGTGATGGCACCAGCACCCAGCCCTGCTCTGCTGCATGTGGTCTACCTTAAGGACATGCGGTTTTGGTTGATCAAGTCCGAGCCGGACGTGTTCGGGTTTGCCGAGCTCATGCGCCGGGCCCGGGAGCCCTGGAACGGCGTGCGCAACTATCAGGCGCGCAATTTCCTACGGGACATGCGTGAAGGGGACCTGTGCCTCTTCTACCATTCCAACGCCAGGCCGCCCGGTGTGGCAGGGATCGCGCGCGTATGCCGCTCCGCCTATCCGGACGACCTGCAGTTCGATCCTGCCAGCCCCTACTTCGACCCGAAGTCCGACCCCTCCCAGCCACGCTGGAGCATGGTGGATGTCGAACCGCTGGTGGCCTTTCCGGCCCTGGTCGCGTTGGAGACCCTGCGGCGTCTGCCGGACTGGGCCGACTCTCCCCTGACCCGCAAAGGCGCGCGCCTGAGCGTGCTGCCCGTCACCGGCGAGCAGTTCTGGGCCGTCCTGGACGCCGCCGGCTTGAGCCTGGAGGACCTGAACGGCATTCCGGCATGACTGGAACAGCCGTGCGGGTGACCTTTGAGCCACTGCGCCCGCAGCACCTGCAACTGCTGACCCGCTGGCTGCAGGCACCCCATGTGCGGGCCTTCTGGGATGATGGCGAGCGCGACGAGGGCGCCGTTCAGAGCCACTATTTCGAGGACCGGGACAGGGTGCCTGGGTTCATTTTTTCTGAAGGCGGTTCACCGGCCGGGTTTCTGCAGTGCGAGCATCTGACGCCGGAGCACGGGTTCTGGCCGTATGCCACGCCGGACGGGGAAACCTGGGCCGTGGACCTGCTGATCGGGGAAGAAGAGCTGATGGGCCGGGGTCTGGGACCCCGCGTGATCTGCGCTTTTCTGGCCCGGCTGGCTGCCCGGCCACCAGGCTGGCAGCGCATCCTGATTGACCCGGATGTTCGCAATGTGCGCGCCATCCGGGCCTATACCAAGGCAGAATTCGTGCCGGTGGCCCTTTTAGGCAGTCTGCAGTTGATGGCCCTGGACCGGGCCCCTTCCTTTCCCACAGCTGTTTGAGAAGAACCTCACTGCGCAGCTGATGGCTGTCACATTAACGTCAGCTAAAGGAAGTGAAACTATGGTTATGGAACTTCTCCTGGCTGGACTGACCATTCTGGGGTCCCTGGTACTGGCGTCCTTGCAGCACAGACCGCGGCAGAACCGCGTATCTCTGCGCACCTTTCGCAAAGACTGAGCACGGCTGAAGGGCCAGGCTTTCTTTGAGATTGGAGGTCATCGTGGCTGGGGCATGCTCCAACCATGAGGACCTTTGCCATGCTGCGCTCATAAAGGCGTCCTAAGGGATGGCCCGTCATTTGAAGACTCGTCCGTCTTCAGATGTGCGGCTTTCTCTGCAGGGTGCGGCATAGTTCCCGGCCCCTATACTCCCGGAGATGTCCGACACCTGGCCCAATCGTCCCCATACCCTTGGGTCACGCCTGACTGTGCGGGCGCTGCGCCTGGCAGGTTGGACGCCGGTGCTGGTCGCGCCGCCCACGCCGAAAGTGGTGGCCTG is a genomic window of Deinococcus malanensis containing:
- a CDS encoding EVE domain-containing protein, encoding MRFWLIKSEPDVFGFAELMRRAREPWNGVRNYQARNFLRDMREGDLCLFYHSNARPPGVAGIARVCRSAYPDDLQFDPASPYFDPKSDPSQPRWSMVDVEPLVAFPALVALETLRRLPDWADSPLTRKGARLSVLPVTGEQFWAVLDAAGLSLEDLNGIPA
- a CDS encoding GNAT family N-acetyltransferase, coding for MTGTAVRVTFEPLRPQHLQLLTRWLQAPHVRAFWDDGERDEGAVQSHYFEDRDRVPGFIFSEGGSPAGFLQCEHLTPEHGFWPYATPDGETWAVDLLIGEEELMGRGLGPRVICAFLARLAARPPGWQRILIDPDVRNVRAIRAYTKAEFVPVALLGSLQLMALDRAPSFPTAV